The nucleotide window tcgttaCTGATGTTTTTttagtcgctaatttcgaatttgatgtcaaattgccaagATTTTAAAACCCTGGCCTattaattggacggagttaaacagaaagaaaccaagccacaccaggaTCGAACGgagaaaagaggtttaaagtttggttcctgcataagactcaatgtaaaagataaacttcaagttcaatttctgcaaaatttgctccaacaaaaactttgaatttttggctatagatagtagagcagtggttgaaatcaaaaccactcataactcaattttttccaaaatgtggattggttcctttttgcttaactcagtccaattgtgGGTAATTGtatggcgcggcgcggcgcgtgcTGCCGTAGCTCGTAAGCGCacgttagcgcctacaaacctgaagatatacttcaagcattgtgcaatgcttgaatcccattaggtttgtaggcgtcagtgcgtttttttgttttttttcttatttatttatttatttttttaaattttcgactttAATAATTACGCACTTGTCATGTGATGTAATTAGTGAACTCTAAACGCcagatgaagtgtaataatgaaaggcgggtcgtgcgTCATGCGCGCTGCGGCTCTGTCGGCAAGCGAGTGGACTCCGCGCTAATTTGAAACTTCGCGGCTTTTTTTGTATATAGCCACCATACCGCGCTCGCGCTCAAAGTTACGGAGCCAATCAGCGCTCACGTTACATCGCGGTTACCGATTTCTTCATACATTGTTGCATTTCCTACATTCTTTTGCTTTTTCCGTCAAACTCGCATGCGAAAGTGCTGCTGCCTTTGAACAGTTACCTCTACTACTGTTTGTAGCTTGTTTGTTTGCTTGTTGCTGTTATCAGTATCAGTGCCTTATCAGTATCTCTCTCGACACTAATGCGAGGATTATTAGCTGAAAAGTCTCGAgcatttttcaattgttttctcAGCCTCCTTGTCCGTTTTGTTTTACCACTTTTCAAGTACCACTGATCATTCATTGTGTGAGTGATAGTTCACTTTGAAAATTCTTTTCTCATGTGCATGAAAGCGGATCAACCACTTTTCCTGCAACGTTGTTCAAATACTTTCCAAACCGTCTCACAATATTGCATTGCAATTGGGTGTgtaaaaaattttgagacaacATTGCATGCCCAAATATCCTTGCCAGGCAGGAACTCAAATGCTCATAGTTACGAGTCAAATTACGCAATTAAATCGTGTTCATGACTTGACGCTATCCAATATGATTCTCAACTCTCCATAAAAGTGAAATTTAAACCAGGTAGCAATTTGAAATGCCCACTCACAAATTCCTAATTAAAGCATTTCCATGAATTACCTTAACTATCTGTCAACATAGGCTAAATTTGCTCTGTGTCAAGATTTACATTGCGCTCAAGTGGCCCTGCCCAATAACActctgtaaaaattgaattagaaATGGTATGCATGTCTTGCAGTGTCAACGATTTTTACAGCAAACTAAACACACCCTGAGTTTGATAGATGTGAAAATGTCTAGCCATCCAGTTAAACCAAATGTTCTAGTAACACGTTGTGATTTTTCACCCTCAGCAATTGCATTACTAAAGGAACAgttaagtataatttttttgtacttaTACCTAGTATAACACTTCAAGTATCATTTTATATACCTAAAGCTGATATGATGGCACCCCATGCAAACACAGGCAGTATTCTAACTTCGACCGCTTTGATCTGTCGTATTTTAAGTTGAACATAAGAGGTAGGTACAAGGTTAAAAtagaatacattttttcattaggcgagggaaaaatgtatttcacgGAAGTTGCCACTCTGAACCACTAACCCAAGTAGCAATGATTGCAATAAATAGTGACTTTAttggttggttatcgcgattacattggtggcaatatatcaagatattatcgcattaaaattgcgataaatggcgattaaAGAGctacaaatcgcaatttttggtgtGATAATATCGTGATAAATTTTTgttgataaaatcgagattaaatcgccatttactGCGATttatatttcgaaaatattgtgttaaattgtcgggcgataaaagtGCGATTTCATTGCGATAAAATGGAGGATAATtgctcaaattttgatgatcctggcgattttatcgtcgataaaatcgcaatatatagcgatttttccgttgagaaatgctacttgggaaatgCATAATGGCCTGAGAACAGCAAAGAGTTAATCACAACTCCTTACCAGTTAATATGTGTTTAAAAATTGGGATCATACTCAATTAATTGACTTTCAAAACTAAGAAAGAGTTTTCACAtcaaagtgtctcaaaaattggGTAGTTATTGTTGTCCGTTTTTTCTTGCATGCTGAAGGAAATGATAAAGGAGGTGTCGTGGAACTTTGAACAAAGGGATGAATTGTGAATGAAGTATCTCTTGGTGATTCATACCTAAGTTATGAAAATCTGAAGtcatttaagtaatttttatagTTGTCCGTTAGaccaacttttattttttacatgaaattcttTATGATCTAATTTTATTTAGGTGGAAATCAATGCTACAGCAGACTTTGATTATGAGTCTCGGACCGTACTTCTGATGTGCTCAAAATATTTCCAAAGCTTTTTAGTCTCCTACTAACTTCTcagtgattatttttttttttcagctttgaaGTCGAATGCTGGGACAACAAGAAGAATGGACTATTGCCGCAAGATAAATTCATCAAACTtattcgagggaaatttggagTGATGATGATTGGCCCCTTGAGAGTTGATGAAGATGTTCTTGCTGCAGGAGgtgagtttttcaattttgatttgtATCAGTTTTTTTGAAGTGTAAGTCAATGAAATGCACTTTTTTAAAAGTGGGACTCATGATGTTTGactgaatatttatttatttatttatatttttccccTGCTGGAAAATACATCATCCATTTGTTACTAATGTCACCCAAATGAGCTGTTGATTCCAAGGATGCGGAACTTTGAAGCtttcacatttttatgtaaaagccCGTTGGCTCTCCACATGAATCTAAtcagcttttcaaaaaatttcccatcaatttttaaagtaaatatccttttccttttattttcctttgattttttagtttttacccttaaaaaattcATGGTATTTTTTTGTCATGATTTTTACAGTTCCTTCTTTGAGAGTGGTCAGCACTGCATCTGTTGGCGTGGATCATGTGgaagtggaaatttttaagaagtaCAATGTTCGTCTTGGTTACGCTCCTCATGTCTCGAACCTGGAAGCGACCGCAGAACTTACCGTTGCTTTGCTGCTTGCAGTTTCTCGGCGAATAGTTGAGGCCTCAAATGGAGTTAAAAGGTagaaaattttatcatttgGTGGTAAGGATCAGCTCATTGATCTTGAATGCAAATCTGTTGCTGTATAAATGATCTTAGTGTATCTTTCATCCAAAGGAAAAAATAGTATTCACTTAAATTTGGCTCCATCACCTCTTCCTATGGTTTAACCTCCAGTCAAGATTTTACAGGTGCTTTAAACTCCAGTCATACTTTAACCAGAGTTTAATATTCTTAATTAGAATtcttatttaaaatatttaattttttatacctatCATCATTTCACACTatcgaaaattcaaaagaaaacatttatatttttttctctctttttccagTTGAAAGGAAAACTGTTACCCAAAAACTTAGAAGAAGAAATTGCATGCAATTACTCTCAGAAGAATTCGATGTCCAttgaatattaatatttttttttactcaactcTTTAGGATTTCCAAACTAAAGACTTAACTTTCTCTCTGCCAATTTCGTGAGAACTGagctgaaaaataaaactttcagcAAACTCACATGCAGTTTTGGTAGAAATGTTGCTGCGTCAAAATTCAGATCAGAAATCCTAAATGATAACAACATACAGTATGCAGTATGCCATGTCAACTTCCAAGTAAGGGCTCATCTGAAATCCGACATAGCGGAGCGTCCCACATGTTCACAGTAATAAACCCCTTAAAAATACTGAGAAATTTCCGTTTGCAACCCTCTTTTAATTAAACTGGCACCGAACAAATACAATTTTCACGGATTATTTTGCTCAGGAGGTCATAAAGAAAAAGCCAAATTCCTTCATAATCCTTATGATTTACTCTCAATTGTCAATTGAGATAAAAATGTGTTAACTTATTCTCACTCACTAAGGCAGTGATTATCTAATAATTCATTATTGCTTCTTCCTTTTAGTGGTGGTTGGACCCCAGACCTGTTAGCTAATCATTGGGTAAAAGGCCAAGGACTTTATGATTCAACCATTGGAATTATCGGTTATGGACGAATAGGACATTCTGTTGCGGTCAAACTGAAAAGCTTCTCTCCAAAACAAATTCTTTATTACAGTAGAAAGGAGAAACCGAATGGTATGTTTTGTACTTTCAGAAATAAATGACAACCGTCAGCAGATTTAAAAATAGACTACCCAAATTTTCTAAAGGGACTGCAATTACGATTGTTAAATCTCCTCATTCGATAGTCATGCTCAACTCTGCAGAGGGACTTTGCTAATGGAGCTATAGGGATATGGCTTGAACGAAATTTTACTACCCATAACTGACAATGAATTATTGTACGATTCAATTTAGTAAGCTGCAACTTTACCTCAAAACTTTTTGTCCCTTCTTGTCAAGGTATCCACTGAGAAAATGCTAAAATGatgatgaataaaattaatgaataaagaACGTCAAAAAACGAATGTCATACTCAGTTCATTTTCTCTACTCAAATAACCTTAACTAAGTAAGAGGGTTCATCAACAAAAAGAGTTATGAACAAAAATACTTatcaacattgtttttcttaaaactacctttatagacagacgGCATCCGCCTCATCACTTGGAAATAATAACCATTGTACTTGCAGATATTCATCTAATCAGGctgtgaattttgaaattttaaaaattttctattttttggattaattaatttttaagaaaaaattttaaaaagaaaatgtcaaaaatccTGACTTATAACAACAGAAGATGTAAAAGACCTCAAACAATTACACAACATGATCATTAGCCCATAGTAGCTCACTCTGCAGTTTACTCCTGCAGTGAATCTCATGGTCAATTTACTCACAATGTAAGTACATGATGTTATTTTGTCGTCTCCTGCATGAGAGAACATATCTTAAttacactttttcagtattccttattgaaattgtatttttttattagaGAACCATCCCATGAATTTGCTAGTTGCCAGTAATTTCTCTTTATGTTCGCAAGAAAAAGCactaacattttcaaaaaattcacacGAGGGCTCCTTCATGACAAAACAAAATGTTCCTATAGCTAAATACTGAAACAGCGCCGACAAGATACGTTCCTTTGTGCAGGAGACAACGATTTGTCTCCTGTATGGCCCCCTATcatcttcctccttttcttcctcttttcctttgTCTCCGTCATCATTACTAcctcttccttttctctttGTATTTCTTTTTCCCTCCTGTCTTTTTACTTTGGATTTATTTTCCCCCCAAATGacgcaattttgaaattattgattGGTTTTGGCAGGAGCTGAAATTGGTGCTGTGTTCACTGACCTCGATACGTTATTGCAGACCTGTGATTTCATTATACTGACTATTTTGGCCACTCCGGAAACAAAGGGACTCATC belongs to Bemisia tabaci chromosome 6, PGI_BMITA_v3 and includes:
- the LOC109036768 gene encoding glyoxylate reductase/hydroxypyruvate reductase isoform X2 codes for the protein MMIGPLRVDEDVLAAGVPSLRVVSTASVGVDHVEVEIFKKYNVRLGYAPHVSNLEATAELTVALLLAVSRRIVEASNGVKSGGWTPDLLANHWVKGQGLYDSTIGIIGYGRIGHSVAVKLKSFSPKQILYYSRKEKPNGAEIGAVFTDLDTLLQTCDFIILTILATPETKGLISREKISLMKRNAIFINTARGVLVDQDALTEALQQGKILGAGLDVTCPEPLPLDHPLHTLKNCVILPHMGDATSKGTEEKNCQAAKNIIAVWKGAPMPAEYPL
- the LOC109036768 gene encoding glyoxylate reductase/hydroxypyruvate reductase isoform X1; amino-acid sequence: MHVLQCQRFLQQTKHTLSLIDVKMSSHPVKPNVLVTRCDFSPSAIALLKEHFEVECWDNKKNGLLPQDKFIKLIRGKFGVMMIGPLRVDEDVLAAGVPSLRVVSTASVGVDHVEVEIFKKYNVRLGYAPHVSNLEATAELTVALLLAVSRRIVEASNGVKSGGWTPDLLANHWVKGQGLYDSTIGIIGYGRIGHSVAVKLKSFSPKQILYYSRKEKPNGAEIGAVFTDLDTLLQTCDFIILTILATPETKGLISREKISLMKRNAIFINTARGVLVDQDALTEALQQGKILGAGLDVTCPEPLPLDHPLHTLKNCVILPHMGDATSKGTEEKNCQAAKNIIAVWKGAPMPAEYPL